One window of the Caminibacter pacificus genome contains the following:
- the pheS gene encoding phenylalanine--tRNA ligase subunit alpha: MDLSEISKALSLDELEKIRVKLLGKNGIITQKFKELKNLAPEEKKKVAKELNELKEKALDLIAQKKQELEEKLLEEKLKLEKIDVTLFNPKPTGAIHPITDTMNKIIEFFTRMNFAVEVGPLVEDDFHNFEALNLPKYHPARDMQDTFYFKDGSLLRTHTSPVQIRTMLKQKPPIRIISPGAVFRRDYDLTHTPMFHQVEGLVVDEKGKVSFANLKFILEAFLVHMFGDVKVRFRPSFFPFTEPSAEVDISCIFCEGKGCRVCSQTGWLEVLGCGVVDPNVFKAVGYENVSGYAFGLGVERFAMLLNKINDLRSMYEGDIRLMEQFK; this comes from the coding sequence GTGGATTTAAGCGAGATTAGCAAAGCGCTGAGTTTGGATGAACTTGAAAAAATCAGAGTTAAACTGCTTGGTAAAAACGGAATTATCACTCAAAAATTTAAAGAGCTTAAAAATTTAGCTCCGGAAGAGAAAAAAAAGGTCGCAAAAGAGCTTAACGAATTAAAAGAAAAAGCTCTCGATTTAATTGCTCAAAAAAAACAAGAGCTTGAAGAAAAACTACTTGAAGAGAAATTAAAACTCGAAAAAATCGACGTTACTTTATTCAATCCCAAACCTACGGGTGCTATACATCCTATTACGGATACTATGAATAAAATTATCGAATTTTTTACAAGAATGAATTTTGCTGTTGAAGTAGGGCCTTTAGTGGAAGACGATTTTCACAATTTCGAAGCCCTGAACCTTCCGAAATATCACCCTGCAAGAGATATGCAAGATACTTTTTATTTCAAAGACGGAAGTCTTCTTAGAACTCACACTTCTCCCGTACAAATAAGAACTATGCTAAAACAAAAACCGCCTATTAGAATTATAAGTCCGGGAGCTGTTTTCAGAAGAGATTACGACTTAACTCATACGCCTATGTTTCATCAGGTAGAGGGGCTTGTGGTAGATGAAAAAGGAAAAGTGAGTTTTGCGAATTTGAAATTCATACTCGAAGCGTTTTTGGTTCATATGTTCGGGGATGTAAAGGTCAGATTCAGACCTTCGTTTTTCCCGTTTACGGAACCGAGTGCCGAAGTAGATATCAGTTGTATATTCTGTGAAGGAAAAGGATGTAGGGTGTGTTCGCAAACCGGATGGCTTGAAGTATTGGGGTGCGGTGTTGTGGACCCTAACGTATTCAAAGCCGTAGGATATGAAAACGTAAGCGGATATGCATTCGGTCTTGGGGTTGAGAGATTTGCGATGCTTTTAAATAAAATTAACGACTTAAGAAGTATGTACGAGGGAGATATCAGACTAATGGAGCAGTTCAAATGA
- a CDS encoding histidine triad nucleotide-binding protein codes for MECIFCKIVNGEIPSNKVLENDKFLAFHDINPIAPIHVLIIPKDHYEKFDSTPVELLPEMAEFIKEVAKELNITDYRLITNNGKGAGQEVFHLHIHMVANPNGKLLWPKLA; via the coding sequence ATGGAGTGTATTTTCTGTAAAATCGTAAATGGTGAGATTCCGAGCAATAAAGTTTTGGAAAACGATAAATTTTTAGCATTTCACGATATCAATCCCATAGCACCTATTCACGTGCTTATCATCCCAAAAGACCATTATGAAAAATTCGACTCCACTCCTGTGGAATTACTGCCTGAAATGGCCGAATTTATAAAAGAAGTGGCAAAAGAACTTAATATTACCGATTACAGATTAATCACAAACAACGGAAAAGGTGCGGGACAAGAAGTTTTTCATTTGCATATCCATATGGTCGCAAATCCAAACGGCAAACTTTTATGGCCTAAACTTGCGTAA
- the ytpR gene encoding YtpR family tRNA-binding protein: MIVTRRWLEEFIDLDGISTEEIINTLNRIGQEVEGYKKIEVPQKVVIGEVIECHKHPDADKLNVCKVNVGDEELQIVCGASNVAAGQKVPVAKIGAVLPGDFKIKKAKLRGVESFGMICAAREIGLPDFHEGILVMDDSLGELKIGEYAGKYLNDEVIELGVTANRGDCFSIYGIARELSAGLNRDLKSLEFECEELQEGIGRIVKVEKNEAKHSSHLIRAFEGKINSKLKIDYRLALVELEAKSEFDKFIKYAMHATGVLLVGGNVGSIELDDEDGVDVFKCYGKYYVGIRNEINVEESGKYIVNANYIDPKYVSEIVFLKNLKTDDYFFRASRGSEPNLRFGVDYLLNELDLPVFSGDIDLSIDMKEKIINVDIDELNSIIGENIDEKKIVEILKKLGFSIEAITETSVKVKVPLFRSDIENIQDIAEEVLRIYGIDEIPSKPLHFVEADRTNEVLENIDFLNELKLKAVANGFYEVLHFVFDDKERLQKYGFETVEDNLDLLNPIVKELDTLRSTILLQLLEDIARNKANGYKRIYLFSSGSVYDKQRNEKQSIAFVVNGQSDYENPVNHGKPAKVDFKFIVDKLSQIFGDIKLLPNDSHPIAHPYQNAKILKDGKVIGVVAKLHPKVAKDFEIDDTYFAEIELDKLEKVKKEAEDIIKFPKVTRDLSLVVSKDMSYKDVADIINSLNIEELKEFYPFDIFDLGENNSLSIRFVLQKEDSTLQEKEINDIMEKILSVLEAKGIKLR, translated from the coding sequence ATGATAGTGACAAGAAGATGGCTTGAGGAATTTATCGATTTAGACGGAATTTCAACTGAAGAGATAATTAATACGCTAAATAGAATCGGACAAGAGGTAGAGGGATATAAAAAAATCGAAGTGCCTCAAAAAGTTGTAATAGGAGAGGTTATCGAGTGTCATAAACATCCCGATGCCGATAAATTAAACGTTTGTAAAGTAAATGTGGGAGATGAAGAGCTACAAATCGTTTGCGGAGCAAGCAACGTAGCGGCAGGACAAAAAGTACCTGTTGCCAAAATCGGAGCGGTACTTCCGGGAGATTTTAAAATCAAAAAAGCGAAACTCAGAGGAGTTGAGAGTTTCGGTATGATTTGTGCAGCAAGAGAAATCGGACTTCCTGATTTTCACGAGGGAATTTTGGTAATGGACGATTCTTTAGGAGAGCTGAAAATCGGAGAATATGCAGGAAAATATCTAAATGATGAGGTTATCGAGCTTGGAGTAACTGCGAATAGAGGTGATTGTTTTAGTATTTACGGAATCGCAAGAGAGCTTAGTGCGGGATTAAATAGAGATTTAAAAAGCCTTGAATTCGAATGTGAAGAGTTACAAGAGGGTATCGGTAGAATAGTAAAAGTGGAAAAAAACGAAGCCAAACACTCTTCTCATTTAATAAGAGCGTTTGAAGGAAAAATAAATTCTAAACTAAAAATCGACTACAGACTTGCTCTTGTAGAACTTGAAGCCAAAAGCGAATTCGATAAATTTATAAAATATGCAATGCACGCAACGGGAGTGCTTCTTGTCGGAGGTAACGTAGGAAGTATCGAGCTTGACGATGAGGACGGAGTTGACGTATTTAAGTGTTACGGAAAATATTATGTGGGTATCAGAAACGAAATAAATGTAGAAGAGAGCGGGAAATATATCGTAAATGCCAACTATATCGACCCTAAATATGTCAGTGAAATCGTCTTTTTGAAAAATCTCAAAACGGATGATTATTTCTTCCGTGCGAGCAGAGGAAGCGAGCCGAATTTGAGATTCGGAGTCGATTATTTACTTAATGAACTTGACTTGCCTGTATTTAGCGGGGATATTGACCTCTCAATCGATATGAAAGAGAAAATTATCAATGTAGATATTGACGAGCTTAATTCTATTATCGGGGAAAATATAGATGAGAAAAAGATAGTTGAAATTCTCAAAAAATTAGGATTTTCTATCGAAGCTATTACTGAGACGAGTGTAAAAGTTAAAGTACCTCTATTTAGAAGCGATATAGAAAATATTCAAGATATCGCGGAAGAAGTTTTAAGAATTTACGGAATTGACGAAATTCCGAGCAAACCTCTTCATTTCGTGGAAGCTGACAGAACGAACGAAGTTTTGGAAAATATCGACTTTTTAAATGAATTAAAACTAAAAGCCGTGGCAAACGGATTTTATGAAGTGCTTCATTTCGTATTTGATGATAAAGAGAGACTTCAAAAATACGGATTCGAGACTGTTGAAGATAATCTTGATTTGTTAAATCCGATTGTAAAAGAGCTCGATACTCTAAGAAGTACAATTCTTTTACAACTTCTTGAAGATATCGCAAGAAACAAAGCAAACGGATATAAAAGAATTTATCTTTTCAGTAGCGGTAGTGTTTATGATAAACAAAGAAACGAAAAACAAAGTATCGCTTTTGTAGTTAACGGACAAAGCGATTACGAAAATCCGGTAAATCACGGAAAACCTGCAAAAGTGGATTTTAAATTTATAGTGGATAAATTATCTCAGATTTTCGGAGATATCAAATTATTACCGAACGATTCTCATCCGATAGCGCATCCGTATCAAAACGCAAAAATTCTTAAAGACGGTAAAGTAATCGGCGTAGTTGCCAAACTTCATCCTAAAGTTGCGAAAGATTTCGAAATAGACGATACTTATTTTGCGGAAATCGAGCTTGATAAACTTGAAAAAGTTAAAAAAGAGGCCGAAGATATTATTAAATTCCCTAAAGTTACAAGAGACTTAAGTCTTGTGGTTAGTAAAGATATGAGCTATAAAGATGTAGCGGATATTATCAACTCATTGAATATTGAGGAATTAAAAGAGTTTTATCCGTTCGATATATTTGATTTGGGTGAAAATAACTCACTTTCTATCAGATTTGTGTTACAAAAAGAGGATTCTACTTTACAAGAAAAAGAAATTAATGATATAATGGAAAAAATTTTATCTGTCTTAGAAGCGAAAGGGATAAAGCTTAGATGA
- the murA gene encoding UDP-N-acetylglucosamine 1-carboxyvinyltransferase, whose translation MYKYLHIYQTPKLSGSIDISGAKNSALPAIAATILAKNEPTLTNVPEVADVKTLLKLLKILGASFEFENNTLKIDTSTINNTTAVYEIVKTMRASILVLGPLLTRFGECKVSLPGGCAIGARPVDLHLKALERMGADITIEGGYIHARGKLTGSDIVFDKVTVTGTENILMAAALAKGKTRIINAAKEPEVVQLCEILQNAGVEIEGIGSDEILITGTDGELLDFKTARIIPDRIEAGTYLCAGAITNSQITIKKANPNHLESILIKLNQMGFATEIDNDEITIKPARKIEPVNISTTEYPGFPTDMQAQFMAIATQAEGVSIIEERLFENRFMHVPELNRLGADIRIQGKIATIYGPKELIGADVMATDLRASSALVLAGLIAEGETKVHRIYHLFRGYEKLLEKFRALGAQMELKEEPNP comes from the coding sequence ATGTATAAGTACCTGCATATCTACCAAACACCAAAGCTTAGCGGCTCTATCGATATTAGCGGAGCCAAAAATTCGGCACTTCCGGCCATAGCGGCTACTATTTTGGCAAAAAACGAACCGACACTCACAAACGTCCCGGAAGTTGCGGACGTTAAGACGCTTCTTAAGCTTTTGAAAATTTTAGGAGCGAGTTTTGAATTTGAAAACAACACTTTAAAAATCGACACCTCCACTATCAACAACACAACCGCGGTTTATGAAATAGTAAAAACGATGAGGGCTTCGATTTTGGTACTCGGTCCGCTGCTTACGAGATTCGGAGAGTGTAAAGTTTCGCTGCCCGGAGGATGTGCAATAGGTGCAAGACCGGTGGATTTACACCTAAAAGCACTTGAGAGAATGGGAGCGGATATTACGATAGAGGGCGGTTATATTCACGCAAGAGGAAAGTTAACGGGCAGTGATATCGTTTTTGATAAAGTAACCGTTACGGGTACGGAAAATATCCTTATGGCGGCTGCTCTTGCTAAAGGGAAAACAAGAATAATCAATGCCGCAAAAGAGCCTGAAGTCGTACAGCTTTGCGAAATATTACAAAACGCAGGCGTAGAAATAGAAGGTATAGGCAGCGATGAGATTTTAATAACCGGAACTGACGGAGAACTTTTGGATTTTAAAACCGCAAGAATAATCCCGGATAGAATAGAAGCCGGAACTTACCTTTGTGCCGGAGCTATTACAAATTCTCAAATAACGATTAAAAAAGCAAATCCGAACCATTTGGAAAGTATTTTGATAAAGCTAAACCAAATGGGATTCGCAACGGAAATTGATAACGACGAAATTACGATAAAACCGGCAAGAAAAATAGAACCGGTAAATATTTCTACTACCGAATATCCGGGATTTCCTACGGATATGCAAGCTCAGTTTATGGCGATTGCAACTCAAGCTGAGGGCGTTAGTATTATTGAAGAGAGACTTTTCGAAAACCGCTTTATGCACGTGCCGGAACTAAACAGACTCGGAGCGGATATAAGAATTCAAGGCAAAATCGCAACTATTTACGGCCCGAAAGAGCTCATAGGAGCCGACGTAATGGCAACTGACCTTAGAGCAAGCTCGGCACTCGTTTTAGCCGGACTCATAGCCGAGGGTGAAACAAAAGTGCATAGAATTTATCATCTTTTTAGAGGTTATGAAAAACTGCTTGAAAAATTCAGAGCCTTAGGGGCTCAAATGGAACTAAAAGAAGAGCCTAATCCTTAA
- a CDS encoding shikimate dehydrogenase codes for MFLIFGDPVSHSKSPLMHNYFFKKEKIDECYGRYHLKEGSKIIEKFKELKIKGANVTVPHKEWAFKLCDEVRGIAKEIGAVNTLVKEGDKIIGYNTDAPGFLEAIKEFDYKSVLIIGAGGTAKALSLVLPQADILNRSANRLEYFKQKNKKTFTWDNIDNFKYDLIINTTSAGLNDDNLPAPEEILNKLFSNAKYAVDVIYGKETPFLALAKKYNLKTKTGLDMLVYQGVLAMEYFLGKELKREEVAKIYFEILKD; via the coding sequence ATGTTTTTGATATTCGGAGACCCTGTAAGTCATAGCAAGTCGCCTTTGATGCATAATTATTTTTTTAAAAAAGAAAAAATTGACGAATGTTACGGCAGATATCATCTAAAAGAGGGCTCTAAAATAATTGAAAAATTTAAAGAGCTGAAAATAAAAGGTGCGAACGTAACTGTGCCTCATAAAGAGTGGGCGTTTAAGCTATGCGATGAAGTCAGAGGTATTGCAAAAGAGATAGGAGCGGTTAATACTCTTGTAAAAGAGGGAGATAAAATAATAGGCTACAATACCGACGCACCCGGATTTTTAGAAGCTATAAAGGAGTTTGATTATAAAAGTGTGCTTATTATCGGTGCGGGCGGTACGGCTAAGGCTTTGAGTCTTGTATTGCCGCAAGCCGATATACTAAACCGCTCGGCAAACAGACTTGAATATTTCAAACAAAAAAACAAAAAAACCTTTACCTGGGATAATATCGATAATTTCAAATACGATTTGATAATCAATACCACTTCAGCCGGCCTAAACGACGATAATCTCCCGGCACCCGAAGAGATTTTAAATAAACTTTTTTCAAATGCGAAATATGCCGTTGACGTAATTTACGGAAAAGAGACACCGTTTTTAGCGCTTGCTAAAAAATATAATCTCAAAACCAAAACGGGACTTGATATGTTGGTATATCAAGGCGTATTGGCTATGGAGTATTTTTTGGGAAAAGAGTTAAAAAGAGAAGAAGTGGCGAAGATTTATTTTGAGATTCTTAAGGATTAG
- a CDS encoding SPOR domain-containing protein, whose product MKNDDLLNINPKKDMKKPLIYAAIGFLIFIIIVIAVAIFQNMSSGKNNEILPPQPKTEKEIKPQEEFKPLPIETANENTANQNANQNENQNVNENTQNNAKTNTNAQTPAATQTNTTQNNTQTQKPKPQVTQEPVKNEKPQAKEQKTQKITKKPVKVTKPAVTTKPKKVAYGKYYVQVAALLKNAKPNKKFLALLKKYGFNYKYIHTYIVKNGEKIKVTKILVGPYKTRSDAKRALAKIKREVTQNAFIYKAK is encoded by the coding sequence ATGAAAAATGACGATTTATTAAATATCAATCCTAAAAAGGATATGAAAAAGCCTCTGATTTACGCGGCTATAGGTTTTTTAATTTTTATAATTATAGTAATTGCCGTGGCTATTTTTCAAAATATGAGCAGCGGAAAAAATAACGAAATATTACCGCCTCAACCAAAAACTGAAAAAGAGATTAAACCTCAAGAAGAGTTTAAACCGTTACCGATCGAGACGGCAAATGAGAATACGGCTAATCAAAACGCAAATCAAAATGAAAATCAAAACGTTAATGAAAATACTCAAAATAACGCAAAAACAAATACTAACGCTCAAACACCGGCTGCAACTCAAACTAATACGACTCAAAACAACACTCAAACTCAAAAACCTAAACCTCAAGTAACTCAAGAGCCGGTTAAAAACGAAAAACCTCAAGCAAAAGAGCAAAAAACTCAAAAAATCACAAAAAAACCCGTAAAAGTAACAAAACCTGCGGTTACTACGAAACCTAAAAAAGTTGCGTACGGAAAATATTACGTTCAAGTAGCGGCACTTCTTAAAAACGCAAAACCTAATAAAAAATTCTTGGCATTGCTAAAAAAATACGGATTCAATTACAAATACATTCATACGTATATCGTAAAAAACGGCGAAAAAATCAAAGTTACGAAAATTTTGGTAGGTCCTTATAAAACAAGAAGCGATGCTAAAAGAGCACTTGCTAAAATCAAAAGAGAAGTAACTCAAAACGCATTTATTTATAAGGCGAAATAA
- a CDS encoding anthranilate synthase component I family protein produces MVFDKFLVDEFSPIAIYNTLSSLFPSERMFLFESVINNTDGNYSFIFIGEKERVSYKDYKTYYFDGEKEEVLDKDPFSFFKEYYSKIDKEKYKKLSRELKIGFVDGFVGYIGYDMVKVFEPVLKPVMDNLKDETDIPDLYMIRPKIVVGFSHKSSELTVIINDEKYEKHLYVIRDSINSTYKHLPIKPAKILEEPKFVFSKEKFFEMVKNAKENIKAGDIFQIVLSNRLKVKAIVDRFSFYRKLRSKNPSPYLYYLDIDDFAIVGSSPEVMVRLNDDLILLRPIAGTRKRGATLKEDLEMEHDMINDPKEVAEHIMLVDLGRNDVGRVAKAGSVKVEELMRVERYSHVMHMVSDVVGELDSKYDMFDLFKATFTAGTMTGAPKIKAMELIAKYEGLKRGYYAGSIGYFGFDGNMDSAITIRTALIKDDEVIFQAGAGVVADSKPELEYKEVNNKLGALVATLKDLDGGN; encoded by the coding sequence ATGGTTTTTGATAAGTTTTTAGTTGATGAGTTTTCACCGATTGCAATTTATAATACCCTCTCTTCTCTTTTTCCGAGCGAGAGAATGTTTCTTTTCGAAAGTGTTATAAACAATACCGACGGAAACTACTCTTTTATTTTTATAGGCGAAAAAGAGAGAGTATCGTATAAAGATTATAAAACTTACTATTTTGACGGAGAAAAAGAGGAAGTTTTAGATAAAGATCCTTTTTCTTTTTTTAAAGAGTACTATTCGAAAATCGACAAAGAAAAATATAAAAAACTCTCTCGTGAACTTAAAATCGGTTTTGTTGACGGATTTGTCGGGTATATCGGTTATGATATGGTAAAAGTTTTCGAGCCTGTCTTAAAGCCCGTAATGGATAATTTAAAAGATGAAACCGACATTCCAGACCTTTATATGATAAGACCTAAAATAGTCGTAGGTTTTTCTCATAAATCTTCGGAACTTACGGTAATAATCAATGACGAAAAGTACGAAAAACACCTTTATGTCATAAGAGATTCGATAAACTCGACTTATAAACACCTACCTATTAAGCCGGCTAAAATCTTAGAAGAGCCTAAATTCGTATTTAGTAAAGAAAAATTTTTTGAAATGGTAAAAAACGCCAAAGAAAACATCAAAGCCGGAGATATATTCCAAATCGTACTTTCAAACAGATTAAAAGTAAAAGCGATAGTCGATAGATTCAGTTTTTATAGAAAACTGAGAAGTAAAAACCCGTCTCCATATTTATATTATTTGGATATTGACGATTTTGCTATTGTAGGAAGTTCTCCTGAGGTAATGGTAAGATTAAATGACGATTTAATCTTGCTAAGACCGATAGCGGGAACAAGAAAAAGAGGCGCGACGCTCAAAGAAGATTTGGAAATGGAACATGATATGATAAACGACCCTAAAGAAGTAGCGGAACATATCATGCTCGTTGACCTCGGAAGAAACGATGTCGGTCGTGTAGCAAAAGCCGGAAGTGTGAAAGTCGAAGAGCTTATGAGGGTTGAGAGATATTCTCACGTTATGCATATGGTAAGCGACGTCGTAGGCGAACTTGATAGCAAATACGATATGTTCGATTTATTTAAAGCGACTTTCACCGCCGGTACGATGACCGGAGCTCCTAAAATTAAAGCGATGGAGCTAATAGCAAAATACGAAGGTCTAAAAAGAGGATATTACGCAGGAAGTATAGGATATTTCGGTTTTGACGGAAATATGGATAGCGCAATTACGATCAGAACGGCTCTTATAAAAGATGACGAAGTGATTTTTCAAGCCGGAGCCGGTGTCGTTGCCGATAGCAAGCCTGAACTCGAATACAAAGAGGTCAATAACAAACTCGGAGCGTTGGTTGCCACTCTAAAGGATTTAGATGGGGGTAATTAG
- a CDS encoding chemotaxis protein CheX, producing the protein MGVIRSFQGKKVYYKPQGFLDAEAVGEIITPADISLFEKKGVKYVSIDFSKIISANMNAIRFMNDIFEMLYKKNIEGCIFNANKNIKTIIGNLKNCFFHFFENEHIEKIFCDDDYREEKPIYLCCIKDDQNKNMLIYYLVKKGYNPKVINNEEEGKDGVIIKESFVTKISNRVGAVVKNGVVYFYFDNFLDANLPNMFDIEYFRRNLLIGFRVFVFDMNQVKGLNVHAVRFLSKLGVEGAEYGALLAIVGLNAKNIQKNLLEDLEDVGFMFFANEEELLNSEEYKDALESNDVIYKRAKKITKDFVKILPYFVNATISTVELMTGVTATKEPPNIKEVTLDTSKDYVASSIGFYGDNDGVMILIFTEKLSRRISKILLGEEYQSKEDLVDMVGEFANIIVGNVKRELKKYDVDINLTLPKVFDEIENLQNIVVNRKGIEVKFYFDGEEFYFYLIR; encoded by the coding sequence ATGGGGGTAATTAGAAGTTTTCAAGGTAAAAAAGTTTATTATAAACCTCAAGGTTTTTTAGACGCCGAAGCGGTAGGAGAGATTATCACTCCCGCCGATATTTCGCTTTTTGAAAAAAAAGGCGTCAAATACGTAAGTATCGATTTTTCAAAAATCATAAGTGCGAATATGAACGCCATTCGGTTTATGAACGATATCTTCGAAATGCTTTATAAAAAAAATATCGAAGGTTGTATTTTTAATGCAAACAAAAACATAAAAACGATTATCGGTAATTTAAAAAACTGCTTTTTTCACTTTTTCGAAAACGAACATATAGAAAAAATATTTTGCGATGATGACTATAGAGAGGAAAAGCCAATTTATCTTTGTTGTATAAAAGACGACCAAAACAAAAATATGTTAATTTATTATCTCGTTAAAAAAGGTTATAACCCCAAGGTTATTAACAACGAAGAGGAAGGCAAAGACGGCGTAATTATTAAAGAATCGTTTGTTACTAAAATTTCGAATAGAGTGGGAGCGGTCGTAAAAAACGGGGTAGTTTATTTTTATTTCGATAACTTTTTGGACGCAAATCTTCCGAATATGTTCGATATAGAATATTTCAGGCGTAATTTATTAATCGGATTTAGGGTTTTTGTATTTGATATGAACCAAGTAAAAGGTCTAAACGTTCATGCCGTCAGGTTTTTAAGTAAGCTTGGGGTCGAAGGTGCCGAATACGGAGCTCTTTTGGCGATTGTAGGATTAAATGCGAAAAATATACAAAAAAATCTTTTGGAAGATTTGGAAGATGTCGGGTTTATGTTTTTTGCAAATGAAGAAGAGCTTTTAAATTCCGAAGAGTATAAAGACGCTCTTGAATCAAACGACGTTATTTATAAAAGAGCAAAAAAAATCACCAAAGATTTCGTAAAAATATTGCCGTATTTCGTAAACGCTACTATTTCGACCGTTGAGCTTATGACGGGAGTTACCGCGACAAAAGAGCCTCCTAACATCAAAGAAGTTACTCTTGATACGAGTAAAGATTACGTAGCGAGCTCTATCGGGTTTTACGGAGATAATGACGGAGTTATGATTTTGATTTTTACGGAAAAATTATCACGAAGAATTAGTAAAATTTTGCTTGGAGAAGAGTACCAAAGCAAAGAAGACTTAGTCGATATGGTCGGTGAGTTTGCGAATATAATAGTAGGTAACGTAAAAAGAGAGCTTAAAAAATACGATGTCGATATAAATCTTACGCTTCCGAAAGTTTTTGACGAAATAGAAAATTTACAAAATATCGTCGTTAATAGAAAAGGTATTGAGGTTAAATTTTATTTTGACGGGGAAGAGTTCTATTTTTATCTTATCAGATAA
- a CDS encoding DUF1882 domain-containing protein: MAYNVDIAMIKMNRNYYFEYRGKIVTKINYKGRTFFDKYEKIERPLTLQVMNEHIERKKIIAHDLINRQRNIVENIVFDYNGIDPERFWNRASLLLREEGFLNFTAYHSKTRGHLHLYIHKGHTTVAEAIQLGKALSMKLATKLPKQWRVFPTDELPSEFNILNLPYELYKKERGASWARHM, translated from the coding sequence TTGGCTTATAACGTAGATATCGCAATGATAAAAATGAATAGAAACTACTACTTCGAATACAGAGGTAAAATCGTTACCAAAATCAACTACAAAGGCAGAACTTTTTTCGATAAGTACGAAAAAATAGAAAGACCTTTAACTCTTCAAGTAATGAACGAACATATTGAAAGAAAAAAAATCATAGCTCACGATTTAATCAACAGACAAAGAAATATCGTTGAAAATATCGTTTTTGATTATAACGGAATAGACCCGGAGAGATTTTGGAATAGGGCGAGTTTGCTTTTAAGAGAAGAGGGATTTTTGAATTTTACTGCGTATCACTCCAAAACAAGAGGTCATTTACATCTTTATATCCACAAAGGACATACGACCGTTGCAGAAGCAATCCAGCTTGGAAAAGCTCTTTCGATGAAACTTGCGACGAAATTGCCTAAGCAATGGAGAGTTTTTCCAACTGACGAGTTGCCAAGCGAGTTTAATATTTTAAACCTGCCTTATGAACTATATAAAAAAGAAAGAGGAGCTTCTTGGGCTCGACATATGTAA
- the nfo gene encoding deoxyribonuclease IV — MKYVGAHVSAAGGVENAVKNAVEIGANGFALFTKNQRQWFAKPLSEKSITKFKEWMQEHGFNADAVLPHDSYLINLGHPEVEKREKSLESFIDEARRVEQLGLKYLNFHPGSHLKKISEEECLDLISESVNHAIKETESCVFVIETTAGQGSNLGYKFEHLAYIIDKIEDKERIGVCIDTAHIFAAGYDIRTKEAYEATMKEFDEIVGFKYLKGMHINDSKAKFASRVDRHHSLGKGEIGIDAFKFIMQDERIDNIPLVLETIEPELWPEEIKMLRSFENV; from the coding sequence ATGAAATATGTCGGAGCCCACGTAAGCGCCGCGGGAGGTGTCGAAAACGCCGTTAAAAACGCCGTAGAAATCGGCGCTAACGGATTTGCGCTTTTTACTAAAAACCAAAGACAATGGTTTGCAAAACCTCTAAGCGAAAAAAGTATTACAAAATTTAAAGAATGGATGCAAGAGCACGGATTCAATGCCGATGCCGTTTTGCCTCATGATAGTTATCTTATCAATTTAGGACATCCTGAAGTCGAAAAAAGAGAAAAATCACTTGAGAGTTTTATTGACGAAGCAAGAAGAGTCGAGCAGTTGGGACTTAAGTATCTAAACTTTCACCCCGGCAGTCATCTTAAAAAAATTAGTGAAGAAGAGTGTCTTGATTTGATAAGCGAGAGTGTAAATCACGCAATAAAAGAGACGGAAAGTTGCGTTTTCGTTATCGAAACGACTGCCGGACAAGGTAGCAACTTGGGATATAAATTCGAACATTTGGCGTATATTATCGACAAAATCGAAGATAAAGAGAGAATCGGAGTATGTATCGATACGGCTCATATATTTGCCGCCGGATACGATATCAGAACAAAAGAAGCATACGAAGCGACAATGAAAGAATTTGATGAAATAGTAGGTTTTAAATACCTAAAAGGAATGCATATAAACGACTCAAAAGCCAAATTCGCAAGTCGTGTGGATAGACACCACTCTTTAGGAAAAGGCGAAATAGGAATCGATGCGTTTAAATTCATAATGCAAGATGAAAGAATCGACAACATACCTTTGGTACTTGAAACAATCGAGCCTGAATTATGGCCGGAAGAGATAAAAATGCTAAGAAGTTTCGAAAATGTATAA